Proteins encoded within one genomic window of Bacillus sp. 1NLA3E:
- a CDS encoding DUF2399 domain-containing protein, producing the protein MMNLEEQSFIEKYILKSGERLNPIPTSLANNYLTDIQIVKKTERTFRIVGLLTLSKYRNKSGHAEDELLKANLTPTKKIHWNDHDPNTIRWFEQGWIMKEIRFKKDGRTPDSQHYRMGYRLYQYLQDLQRAKENEWELELNRIKSKFIQINQKPSFPISEQRENGIKTCISVINELFNQDAPKLQNSHLFPIHWPMIKNIKFLHFNVAFLQICLQKLEFDWKEIGANYFKEIGGSKEFDKNKDDFIEILEEQSQCPAALLGLTSLGKITPLYFSGQLTGNFSSYSYGPVHALTDLSISQEQYSTSATTLWLVENRAILTRIASQKQFLHNTHSLMLCIDGHLRSSHKQCIIQLLKNSTIQQAIIWTDYDPDGLQISKEIYETIFETKTKLQPKWITAEQEVLVTWQDYQLYMQAFLKIKKMEQEEVLGGADVWEKWVRH; encoded by the coding sequence ATGATGAATCTGGAAGAACAATCCTTTATTGAAAAATATATTCTAAAAAGTGGTGAACGACTTAACCCAATCCCAACTAGTCTTGCAAATAACTATTTAACGGATATACAAATTGTAAAAAAGACAGAGAGGACGTTCAGGATCGTTGGCCTCCTTACCCTTTCGAAATATCGTAACAAATCGGGACATGCAGAAGACGAATTGCTAAAAGCTAACTTAACTCCGACAAAGAAAATCCATTGGAATGATCATGATCCAAACACAATCAGATGGTTTGAGCAAGGCTGGATCATGAAGGAAATCCGCTTCAAAAAGGATGGGAGAACACCGGACTCACAGCATTATCGAATGGGATATCGTTTATACCAATATCTGCAAGATTTACAACGGGCAAAAGAAAATGAATGGGAACTAGAACTAAATCGAATCAAAAGTAAATTCATTCAAATAAATCAAAAACCATCCTTTCCCATTTCAGAGCAACGGGAAAATGGAATAAAAACATGCATATCAGTTATAAATGAACTATTTAACCAAGATGCCCCTAAGTTACAAAATTCACATCTTTTTCCTATCCATTGGCCAATGATAAAGAATATAAAATTTCTTCATTTTAACGTGGCATTTCTTCAAATCTGTCTTCAGAAATTGGAATTTGATTGGAAGGAAATCGGTGCCAACTATTTTAAAGAAATCGGTGGATCAAAAGAGTTTGATAAAAATAAAGACGATTTTATTGAAATCTTAGAAGAACAATCACAATGTCCGGCAGCTTTACTTGGATTGACTAGCCTTGGTAAGATTACTCCGCTTTATTTTTCCGGGCAATTAACAGGCAACTTTTCTTCCTATTCTTATGGACCAGTCCATGCGTTGACGGACTTATCCATTTCCCAGGAGCAATACTCCACGAGCGCAACAACCTTGTGGCTTGTCGAAAATCGAGCGATCTTAACAAGAATCGCCTCACAAAAGCAGTTTCTACACAATACCCATTCATTAATGCTTTGTATTGATGGGCATCTTCGGTCATCACATAAGCAATGCATCATTCAGCTACTAAAAAATAGTACAATCCAGCAAGCCATTATTTGGACTGATTATGACCCTGATGGCCTACAGATTTCAAAAGAAATATACGAAACAATATTTGAAACGAAAACCAAGTTACAACCTAAGTGGATCACTGCCGAGCAGGAGGTTCTTGTAACCTGGCAAGATTACCAACTATATATGCAAGCTTTTCTAAAAATAAAGAAGATGGAGCAAGAGGAAGTATTAGGGGGTGCTGACGTTTGGGAAAAATGGGTCCGTCATTAA
- a CDS encoding chromosome segregation protein SMC gives MIPLRLTFSGIRDYPPTLLDLSGADEHVMITGPNGAGKSTITFCMGAVLYSSKVDVEGLKSRNLPLDQTWKAKISLLFQNEGIMRIDAPSFIEFTLKITQDPGQPMKKEFIIATGDLIDEWEDTVRYTSGDRVFSFSTYKKDLQYKYKVDPDLYYLIWYQQEVNQFAVMYPEERFRIFSEMHGIDKVQRDWEESMEKVKDTEESLRSAESNVKIMKQELSMKKTSLDRFLDNQNRLNDGGKLYIQALLQLEEHYKKEKDRLGELTSQLIDDMEEAKDDLTLKIALKERNLEELEEYKIQQHQLNHEIDSNTIKRDELSFKIMELQARIEELDQELDAITKRKNQISRTEEEVKAALVKLAGEEEIANAELEKNQQLLKVRENDRQEKIEQIARLDLQVENDEQGHSLHSERLRQYQSSHAVQSTIDALNAKVSANRENLFVKNRKENELAEELVLLEENRDLSLRQLESMKFFRAQQMKAYALRELLELDEEASIKAEQLFNAIKYTIFFDGKFVLPPNDLYHVPLRSIVPERMMTSLPNLHLKVKKGLGENELVHGMKALWWVEQFFIEGTVSIKNGILMDPMGLRGPQEKNRYILSFKALMARKLEVKNVLVALRQDLSQIEQDIEMDTRQIQELNSIIHQVKESEAFMTIEHERMLRKKNLAEEKVEKGKIEDEIQHLEAEEKKLVRLQLKQEQDRGILEEEEAIYAELGKMKDKYEERNRLQEQLLEVKEQLKLQKTKVEKLETDFDEIKQTINKLDRNLDHLDDAIAAVNRKILMIDKQKGSSIEEQDGAKQELVQIIKDLEEMKQMIPTLYNEVSMNFSIEQLPSVTNIKQACENGKVRFDHARNETGIDPAAPENYETVKQEYERLDNDYKRTKILLDQDKERMEGLKDQLETTINMRVLELQQRFKSYMGQFQFEGDISWESYEDRKKRTQFKLFIKARKEGHRGKMEDVSTKARGGRVGKGVSGGEESLSSLLFALALLQNLQSTPGFIVLDEFDSALDENRKVKVFELYAHELRRKLIILTPKSHEETYLNKFSRAFVVQHDPTVPKSRVVGIIKTV, from the coding sequence ATGATTCCTTTGAGACTCACTTTCTCCGGAATTCGGGATTATCCTCCTACCCTTTTAGATTTGTCAGGTGCCGATGAGCATGTGATGATTACCGGACCCAATGGAGCTGGCAAATCCACGATTACCTTTTGCATGGGAGCTGTTTTGTATTCATCCAAAGTTGATGTGGAAGGGTTAAAATCTCGGAATCTGCCACTTGACCAAACCTGGAAGGCTAAGATCTCCTTGCTGTTTCAAAATGAAGGAATAATGAGAATTGATGCGCCGTCGTTTATTGAGTTTACTTTGAAAATCACTCAAGATCCGGGACAGCCGATGAAAAAAGAGTTCATCATCGCTACAGGTGATTTGATCGATGAGTGGGAAGATACAGTTAGGTATACATCAGGAGATAGGGTTTTTAGTTTTTCGACCTATAAAAAAGACCTCCAATATAAATACAAGGTGGACCCTGACCTTTATTATCTAATTTGGTACCAGCAAGAGGTAAACCAATTTGCCGTCATGTATCCCGAGGAGCGTTTTCGGATTTTTAGTGAAATGCATGGGATTGATAAAGTCCAGCGTGATTGGGAAGAAAGTATGGAAAAAGTAAAAGATACAGAAGAGTCACTACGGAGTGCAGAGTCGAATGTAAAAATAATGAAGCAAGAGCTATCGATGAAAAAAACGTCGTTAGATCGATTTTTAGATAATCAAAATCGTCTTAATGACGGCGGCAAGCTCTATATTCAAGCATTATTACAATTAGAAGAGCACTATAAAAAAGAAAAAGATAGATTAGGTGAATTAACCTCGCAACTAATTGACGATATGGAAGAGGCAAAAGATGATTTAACACTAAAAATTGCTTTAAAAGAGAGGAACCTGGAGGAATTAGAAGAATACAAAATACAACAGCACCAATTGAATCATGAAATTGACTCCAACACGATTAAACGTGATGAACTGAGTTTCAAAATAATGGAACTTCAAGCACGAATTGAAGAACTTGACCAAGAATTAGATGCGATTACAAAAAGAAAAAATCAAATTTCGAGAACGGAAGAAGAAGTGAAAGCGGCTTTAGTGAAGTTAGCAGGAGAAGAAGAGATAGCCAATGCAGAGTTGGAGAAGAATCAGCAGCTGTTGAAGGTTCGAGAAAATGACCGTCAGGAAAAAATAGAGCAAATCGCTCGGTTAGATTTACAAGTCGAAAATGATGAACAAGGCCACAGCCTCCATTCAGAACGGTTACGACAATATCAAAGCAGCCATGCGGTCCAATCAACAATCGATGCTCTAAATGCGAAGGTGTCAGCAAATAGAGAAAACCTCTTCGTCAAAAATCGAAAAGAAAATGAATTGGCTGAGGAATTAGTGCTGTTGGAGGAAAATCGGGATTTATCACTACGCCAATTGGAATCAATGAAGTTTTTCCGAGCTCAACAAATGAAGGCTTATGCACTTCGTGAATTATTGGAACTGGATGAAGAGGCATCGATTAAAGCGGAACAGCTCTTTAATGCGATAAAATATACGATATTTTTCGATGGTAAGTTTGTTTTACCACCAAATGATTTATATCATGTTCCGCTAAGGTCGATTGTTCCAGAACGCATGATGACCAGTTTGCCAAATCTCCATTTAAAAGTGAAAAAGGGCCTTGGAGAAAATGAATTAGTTCATGGTATGAAAGCACTGTGGTGGGTTGAACAGTTTTTCATTGAAGGCACCGTTTCCATTAAAAATGGTATTTTAATGGATCCAATGGGGCTTCGAGGTCCTCAGGAAAAAAATCGTTATATTTTAAGTTTCAAAGCTTTAATGGCAAGAAAACTTGAAGTTAAAAATGTACTGGTTGCGCTTCGTCAAGATCTATCCCAAATAGAGCAGGATATTGAAATGGATACGAGGCAAATTCAAGAACTAAATAGTATCATTCACCAGGTGAAGGAATCGGAAGCGTTCATGACAATTGAGCATGAGCGTATGTTGAGGAAAAAGAATTTAGCTGAAGAAAAAGTAGAAAAAGGGAAAATAGAGGATGAAATTCAACACTTGGAAGCGGAAGAGAAAAAGCTCGTCCGGCTCCAATTGAAACAGGAACAAGATCGGGGAATTTTAGAAGAAGAAGAAGCCATATATGCTGAGCTTGGGAAAATGAAAGATAAGTATGAGGAACGGAACCGGTTACAGGAGCAATTATTAGAAGTGAAGGAACAATTAAAGCTACAAAAAACTAAAGTTGAAAAACTAGAAACTGATTTTGACGAGATAAAACAAACTATAAATAAACTTGATAGAAATCTTGATCATTTAGATGATGCGATTGCAGCGGTTAATCGAAAAATATTAATGATAGACAAGCAAAAGGGATCAAGTATAGAAGAACAAGATGGAGCAAAACAGGAGTTAGTTCAAATCATTAAGGATTTGGAAGAGATGAAACAAATGATTCCAACTCTCTACAATGAAGTATCTATGAATTTCTCAATTGAACAACTACCTTCTGTAACAAACATAAAGCAGGCCTGCGAAAACGGGAAAGTGAGATTTGATCATGCTCGGAACGAAACCGGCATCGACCCAGCTGCTCCGGAAAATTACGAAACGGTAAAACAAGAGTACGAGCGATTGGATAATGATTACAAGCGGACGAAAATTTTACTTGATCAAGATAAGGAACGAATGGAAGGCTTAAAGGACCAACTAGAAACAACGATCAATATGCGTGTCCTTGAGCTACAGCAACGATTTAAATCTTACATGGGACAATTTCAATTCGAAGGCGATATAAGCTGGGAGTCCTATGAGGATAGAAAAAAGCGTACTCAGTTTAAATTGTTCATTAAAGCCCGAAAAGAAGGTCACCGGGGAAAAATGGAGGATGTAAGCACAAAAGCTCGAGGTGGACGAGTCGGTAAAGGAGTTTCCGGTGGTGAGGAGTCACTGAGTTCCTTGCTGTTTGCGCTCGCCCTATTGCAAAACCTGCAAAGCACTCCAGGATTTATTGTTTTGGATGAATTCGATAGTGCTTTAGATGAGAATCGCAAAGTAAAAGTATTTGAATTATATGCCCACGAATTGAGAAGGAAACTAATCATTCTTACGCCAAAATCACATGAAGAAACTTATCTGAATAAATTCTCGAGAGCCTTTGTCGTCCAACACGACCCAACCGTTCCGAAAAGTAGGGTAGTAGGGATTATCAAAACAGTATAG
- a CDS encoding transposase yields MALVQEMHIRETPNTYIHHDQLFKQLIQTFFEEFLEAFFPEVHKSIDFSALKPLSEEMFTDLLEGESRRADIIIETKLKKQETIIIIHVEPQSYGQPNFHERMYHYFSLLYNRYRKPVLPIAIFSYDQKRNEQNQFTVSFPFFHVLIFQFLMLELKKMNWRSYIQTSNPVAAALLSKMGYTEKERVQVKKEFLRMLVKMELNPAKAELINGFFETYLSLNKHEEEKLMEEIKQLDQHESDQIFKLPNSWREKGLKEGLQEGLKEGKMQEKRQVALEMLKEGLNIELIAKITKLDQKEIEELKRNL; encoded by the coding sequence ATGGCACTTGTACAAGAAATGCATATCCGTGAAACTCCCAACACGTATATCCACCATGATCAATTATTTAAACAGCTAATTCAGACCTTTTTCGAAGAGTTCTTAGAAGCTTTTTTTCCAGAGGTCCACAAATCAATCGATTTTTCAGCGCTGAAGCCTTTGTCTGAAGAAATGTTTACCGATTTACTTGAAGGCGAGAGTCGAAGAGCTGACATTATCATTGAAACAAAGCTAAAAAAACAGGAAACAATTATTATCATCCATGTTGAGCCACAAAGCTATGGACAACCAAATTTTCATGAAAGAATGTATCATTATTTCAGTCTCCTCTATAATAGATATAGGAAACCAGTTTTACCTATCGCTATCTTTTCGTATGATCAAAAACGGAATGAACAGAACCAATTTACAGTTTCATTTCCTTTTTTTCATGTATTGATTTTTCAGTTTTTAATGCTGGAACTTAAGAAAATGAATTGGCGTTCGTATATTCAAACGAGTAATCCTGTGGCTGCAGCGCTTCTTAGTAAGATGGGATATACTGAAAAGGAAAGAGTCCAAGTCAAAAAGGAATTTTTGCGGATGTTAGTAAAAATGGAACTAAACCCAGCAAAAGCAGAACTCATTAACGGCTTCTTTGAAACATATTTATCCTTAAATAAACATGAGGAGGAAAAGCTGATGGAAGAAATTAAACAATTGGATCAACACGAATCAGATCAAATTTTTAAACTACCGAATTCATGGCGTGAAAAGGGATTAAAAGAGGGATTACAAGAAGGATTAAAAGAAGGCAAAATGCAAGAAAAAAGACAGGTAGCCCTTGAAATGTTAAAAGAGGGATTAAATATAGAACTAATCGCTAAAATTACAAAGCTTGATCAAAAGGAAATTGAAGAATTAAAGAGAAATCTATAA
- a CDS encoding YczE/YyaS/YitT family protein, giving the protein MKPFYTRIVRLLFGLFLYSLGIVVTMNANIGYAPWDVLHVGLSKTIGMSIGTVSIIAGIVIGIITVVLGEKLGLGTLLNMVLIGLFLDMLIAFDIIPVASNFLLGVLMVIIGLFIIAIASYFYIGSGFGAGPRDSLMVALTRKTGLPVGVCRGTIELLAVFAGWRLGGMVGIGTIISALVIGFCVQSTFRLLKFDATKVKHETLDQTIKLLIAIKKEPLKNTDLPGSH; this is encoded by the coding sequence ATGAAACCATTTTATACTCGTATAGTGCGTTTACTATTTGGACTGTTTTTATATTCACTTGGAATCGTGGTTACCATGAATGCGAATATAGGATATGCCCCGTGGGATGTTTTGCACGTTGGATTGTCCAAAACGATTGGAATGAGCATCGGCACCGTTTCAATCATTGCTGGAATTGTAATTGGAATTATAACAGTAGTGTTAGGTGAAAAACTCGGACTCGGCACCCTGTTAAATATGGTGCTTATTGGATTGTTTCTAGACATGCTGATTGCTTTTGATATAATTCCCGTCGCTAGCAATTTCTTGCTTGGAGTGCTCATGGTCATCATTGGATTGTTCATTATTGCTATAGCATCGTATTTTTACATTGGCTCAGGATTCGGAGCTGGTCCAAGGGACAGTTTGATGGTGGCACTCACTAGAAAAACGGGCTTACCCGTTGGTGTCTGTCGTGGAACAATTGAGCTTTTGGCGGTCTTTGCCGGATGGAGACTCGGAGGAATGGTTGGGATTGGAACGATTATTTCTGCGTTAGTCATTGGATTTTGTGTTCAGTCAACCTTTAGATTGCTTAAGTTTGATGCAACAAAAGTAAAACACGAAACATTAGACCAAACAATTAAATTACTTATTGCCATTAAAAAAGAGCCATTGAAAAATACAGACCTACCTGGAAGTCATTAA
- a CDS encoding YceI family protein, with product MAKWAVDQSHSSIGFEVKHMMVSKVKGTFETYTAEVEAAELTDLTTASIVFKFDVASINTRSEDRDNHLKSGDFFDVENYSTIDFKSTNITKDGDDYKVTGDLTIKDVTKSVTFDVEFGGKGTNPWGVEVYGFEAEAKINREEFGLTWNAALETGGVLVGKDIKIKVELEVNPVA from the coding sequence ATGGCAAAATGGGCAGTAGATCAATCACACTCAAGCATTGGATTTGAAGTAAAACACATGATGGTATCTAAAGTAAAAGGGACTTTTGAAACGTATACAGCAGAAGTAGAAGCGGCAGAGTTAACAGATCTTACTACAGCTTCAATAGTATTCAAGTTTGACGTTGCTAGCATCAACACACGTAGCGAAGATCGTGATAACCACTTAAAATCAGGAGATTTCTTTGATGTAGAAAATTACTCAACGATTGATTTTAAATCAACTAACATTACAAAAGATGGAGATGATTACAAAGTAACTGGTGACTTAACGATTAAAGACGTAACGAAATCAGTAACTTTTGATGTTGAGTTTGGTGGTAAAGGTACAAACCCATGGGGTGTAGAAGTTTACGGATTTGAAGCAGAAGCTAAAATTAACCGTGAAGAATTTGGTCTAACTTGGAACGCAGCACTTGAAACAGGTGGCGTACTTGTAGGGAAAGACATCAAAATTAAAGTGGAATTAGAAGTTAACCCTGTAGCATAA
- a CDS encoding IclR family transcriptional regulator → MAERYIQSVERAADVLELFLYNYRELSVKEISEKLELSKSTVHGIIKTLEYRGYLKQNPDNLKYKLGIKLFELGTVVSNQFNIVEIARPIIKKLVEDLKETVHLVLYDRGEVIYVEKMDGPHALRIYSQIGKKAPIHCTGVGKAILAFQEEEDVEWLLSNNDLKKFTQYTMTDKVEIKEHIQSVRQQGYSIDDEEIEIGLKCIAAPIFNRHGKAVAAISCASPKFRLNEERLNEVIQSIKQAAIKISESIGYKLE, encoded by the coding sequence ATGGCTGAACGGTATATTCAATCGGTTGAAAGAGCAGCCGATGTCCTTGAATTATTTTTATACAACTATCGAGAACTAAGCGTGAAAGAAATAAGTGAAAAGCTAGAACTTTCGAAAAGTACGGTGCACGGTATTATCAAAACGCTAGAATACAGAGGCTACTTGAAACAAAATCCTGATAATTTGAAATATAAATTAGGCATAAAACTGTTTGAACTTGGAACTGTCGTGAGTAATCAGTTTAATATTGTAGAGATTGCTCGGCCAATTATTAAAAAACTAGTCGAAGATTTAAAAGAAACCGTCCACTTAGTTCTTTATGATCGTGGGGAAGTAATTTACGTTGAGAAAATGGATGGTCCACATGCATTAAGAATTTATTCTCAGATTGGGAAAAAAGCTCCGATTCATTGTACAGGAGTTGGGAAAGCCATTCTTGCTTTTCAGGAGGAAGAAGATGTTGAATGGCTTTTATCCAATAATGATTTAAAAAAATTTACGCAGTATACAATGACAGATAAAGTGGAAATCAAAGAACATATTCAATCTGTTCGTCAACAAGGATACTCGATTGATGATGAAGAAATTGAAATAGGCCTTAAATGTATAGCTGCTCCCATTTTTAATCGTCATGGTAAAGCGGTAGCTGCTATAAGTTGTGCTTCACCAAAATTCAGATTAAATGAGGAAAGATTGAATGAAGTGATCCAATCTATTAAACAAGCAGCTATAAAAATTTCGGAAAGCATTGGGTATAAGCTTGAATAA
- a CDS encoding acetaldehyde dehydrogenase (acetylating), with protein MSKVKVAIIGSGNIGTDLMIKLKRSEILELTAVIGIDPESEGLKHAKESGYLAIDTGLQGFLENHLELADIFFDATSAKSHVRHAKMLKKAGKKVIDMTPAARGPFVVPAVNMGKNIETENINLITCGGQATIPMVHAINRVSPVEYAEIVATISSRSAGPGTRANIDEFIVTTTQGIEQVGGAKKGKAIIILNPAEPPIMMRDTVYALVEDGKMDEATITESIREMEKTVQSYVPGYRLRTIPIFEGNKVTISLEVEGAGDYLPKYSGNLDIMTAAGIKIAEEFAKNQLAKLTV; from the coding sequence TTGTCAAAAGTGAAAGTTGCTATTATAGGTTCAGGAAATATTGGAACAGATCTTATGATTAAGTTGAAGCGCTCTGAGATTTTAGAGCTTACAGCAGTGATTGGAATTGATCCAGAATCAGAAGGACTAAAACATGCAAAAGAGTCAGGTTATTTAGCAATTGATACAGGTTTGCAGGGCTTTCTTGAAAATCATTTGGAATTAGCAGATATCTTTTTTGATGCTACTTCAGCGAAATCGCATGTTCGGCATGCAAAAATGCTGAAAAAAGCGGGAAAGAAGGTTATTGATATGACACCTGCGGCGAGAGGACCTTTTGTTGTTCCAGCTGTAAATATGGGGAAAAATATTGAAACGGAAAATATCAACCTCATTACGTGTGGTGGTCAGGCTACTATTCCAATGGTACATGCTATTAATCGTGTTAGCCCTGTTGAATATGCTGAAATAGTGGCAACGATTTCGAGCCGTAGTGCAGGTCCGGGTACTCGAGCGAATATTGATGAGTTTATTGTGACAACGACGCAAGGAATTGAACAGGTAGGTGGAGCTAAAAAAGGGAAAGCTATTATTATCTTAAATCCCGCAGAGCCACCGATTATGATGCGTGACACAGTTTATGCACTTGTAGAGGATGGGAAAATGGACGAAGCAACAATTACGGAATCTATTAGAGAAATGGAAAAAACGGTACAATCGTATGTGCCTGGATATCGCCTTCGAACAATCCCAATTTTCGAAGGCAATAAAGTGACTATTTCTTTGGAAGTTGAAGGTGCCGGTGATTATCTGCCGAAGTATTCAGGTAATCTCGACATTATGACTGCTGCTGGTATTAAAATAGCGGAAGAGTTTGCGAAAAATCAATTAGCGAAATTAACAGTTTAA